ATCAGGCTCGAACTTCAGGAATTGAGAAGAGGAACTATAAGGAATATCCCATCCATATAATCTTCCTTTGTTGAATTCGAAAGAATGACCCTCATGAAATCTGGATGTATAGTATCTTTGCGGTGGATTGGACTCCATATAAGCCATCAAGCCATCAGGGGTAACAGAAAGACAGAACAAACCTTGACTCATGTTTGATTCTGAAACACTAGCTCTTAATTTTTGCCCTGGAACTAATTTCTGTCCCCAGAGCAATGAGTCAGTAGGATGATCAAAAGATTGCCAAATCGTCTCATTGTTTCTGCCAAAGAGAACAAGGTTTCCTGTGTCTGTCAAGTTTATGCCTGAAACAGGCTTTCCTCTCGTGTTGCTGGACCACACCACGGTGAGatcaaaatttatcaaaaccaAATCTCCATCTTGCGTGAGTTGCAAAGCAGCATGAGTTGGAACAGGATTGTTTCTGTTAGCAGACCAGACTAGCTGTGGGAATTGCAGATAAGctgaattcaaattttggaaaatGAGGACTCCGAAGAGGCATGAGCTACCATCCATATTACAGTAGAAGCCACACATGAACCACGGTCCATCTGTTTTTCTCAAGAGGATTGGTGTCACAGAAGCCATTTCTGTAGTATTCACCATCTGACTAGGGTGATTAGGCCATAAAGTGGAAAGATAGGCAGTTGAACTATAGTTGAGAACTTTGGcacccaaaaattttgaagaagaaattatCAAAAGGCTAGACAGGAGTACAGCTGCATGATATGGTTTGTGCTTGAAAGCCATTTGTTGATTTGTACTGTGCAGATTGTAGAGCAGGTTCTTAGCTAGGAAGAAGATAAAGGTTGGGAAGAAATGAACGAGTAAGCACCTCAAATGATTACATGGGGAGCACAAAAATGCTAGTCAGAGCAATCTCAATCAGAACAGGAAGACACAGAGCTATTCATCCTTTACACCACCGAAAGAGTAGGCGACTTGGAATATCATTCGAGCTGTCCACTTAATTTCTTtatagtttatttatttatttttaaatttaagaCAAGTTCAGTGGGATCTATTAATTATAGGATGgtaaccccaaaaaaaaaaaagaaattttggttgaaaagGGTCTAGAGGAGTTTAATTTTACAAATTGCCGAAATAGAAAATTTGCCATAGAGCTTTCTTTTGGGGTGTATCATTTCCCAAATTATACAACTATTTAATTCCAGAGAAGCCATCTAACAACATAATTATGCCGTTCTGACATCTGCATATTTAAACTAGATTGTCATGAGATTTATGAATGCATAAAAACTTGTGATGGTGAATTTGAAGACTGAGGAATAAAaccaaactatatttgcaacaaTTTAGGTTAGGATGGGATGGTAATATAAAGTTGCAGCAAGCATCATTTAGCTTGCTCTTACAAGTGCCGAAAGAGAATAATAGCATTAGCTATTTGTATAACCATTTGAGAACCAAATTCATCTTGCATTGTGGATAATACCCTGATATCTTGATGAAGAAAAACAAGTGGAAAAAGCAATATGCACCTGAATCATACAGCATAAAGTTAAATTGAGCACAACATCTCATTGTTTCTGAAGTATAAAAATATTGGCACCCAGCTCCAGGAAACAAGATGTTGTGCCTTTTGTATCACCAAATATCAGTACATAAACCACAAGCTGAACTAGAGATTTGCCTTCCCATAATGTTCAGACGGTAACAATTGGAAAACTGCAGCTGGATCTCTAAATATAAAAGTCTGTACATTACTGTGTGCAAGATTTTTGGCTAAAGATCATAGACTCTTTAGCTCTTGCCTACCTCGGTCCAGATAAAACTGAAGGCAACAATGGAGTAGCATCATCAACAGCTTCCTTTTCTTCAGCAGCAGTTGTCACCATGTTGACTACTGATGAATTTGTGAAGTCGTAGTTTATATTGGTTTCAGCAGTCACCAAACCTTCCAATGCTTTAACTACCAGGGACATTGAAGGCCTCCTGGTCATATCACTCTGCAGACACCATGCAGCAATCTTCATCATATCAATAGCTTCCTCCATGTGGATCAGCATATCCTCACTTTTCTTGTCAACAATGTCCTGAAGTCTCTCTTCGAGTGATTTTCTCTTGAAATCACCGAGCAGGTGACTATTCTCCCCTGTCACTGACCAATCCACATTCTTCCTCCCACAAATAATTTCCATGATGACAACGCCAAAGCTGTAAACATCAACTTTTTCTGTCATACCTGCAGAGTGCAGCCATTCGGGAGCCAAGTAACCCGGCGTTCCTCTCATCCTTGTAACAACTCTACTTTGATCCTTTTCAAGAAGCTTTGACAATCCAAAATCAGAAACTTTTGcattgaaattttgatctaAGAGAACGTTTTGGGGTTTTACATCAAAGTGGATTATTTTCTGATAGCACTCTTCATGGAGATAAGCTAATCCCTTAGCAATGTCcaagatgatttttcttcttgtatGCCATGGAAGAGGAGATTTTTCTGTACCACCAAATATCCAGGTATCAAGAGATCCATTAGCCATGTATTCATAAATCAGAAGCCTGTGTGACTTTTCAGAGCAATATCCAACAAGTTTCACCAAATTAATATGGTGAATGCTACCTATTGTGTTTACTTCCACTAAAAATGAATCCTTCACCTGGCCAAAACCATCAAGGTATTTTACTGCTATTTTGGTGCCATTGTCAAGTATTCCTTCATAGACAGAACCAAATCCTCCTTGCCCAAGTTTCCTGCTGAAATTTTCTGTTGTTTTTTTCAACATCTCATACGAGTATCTTTTAGGCATTCCTGGTAAGTGGTCAAGCAAATCCATTTCAATTtccttcaattcttttaatcttttcctGAAAAGAAAGAGGCAACACCCAACAACGCAAAGCGAAGCAGAAAAAGCTCCTAGAGTCAATACCAACGCAACCTTGCTCTGCCTTGAATTCTTGACGTTAGAAACCTTAACAAACAGGGTTGTGTTGTGAACTGATACTGCGTGATTCTCGTTATTGATGATAGAGAATACTTCATTCAGTAATAAACAACCTCCTTCTGAAGTACCATTGCCATCGTATGCAAATAGAGCTGCTTTACATGAACAGTTGTTCAGGCAGCTATTTTTGCATTCATCTAACCCTGTTCCATGACTGTACAAACTTGATTCAAACGCAAAGTAATATGTATTCTTAAGCTCTAGAAAACTCTGATCTTTGGCGTAGTCACAAGAAATTGGAGTAAGTGCTGAACATCCAAGATTTGGATGCCTAGAATCGATTTGCCTAAAAAAGTTTGACTGATAGTTGGCTGCATCAGGACAACCACATTGCCCATGTTTGCAGACTCCATACTTTCCACATACCGTTGGATATCCACAATCACCAGCTTCTGGACTCAAAAGATCAGCAACCTGTCTCCAATGCATTCCATCCCACTGATAAACCTTTAGATGCCCATCAGGCTCGAACTTCAGGAATTGAGAAGAGGAACTATAAGGAATATCCCATCCATATAATCTTCCTTTGTTGAATTCGAAAGAATGACCCTCATGAAATCTGGATGTATAGTATCTTTGAGGTGGATTGGACTCCATATAAGCCAACAAGCCATCGGGGGTAACAGAAAGAGAGAACAAACCTTCACTCATGTTTGATTCTGAAACACTAGCTCTTAATTTCTGCCCTGGAATTAATTTCTGTCCCCAGAGCAACGAGTCGGTAGGATGATCAAAAGATTGCCAAATGGTCTCGTTATTTTTTCCAAAGAGCACAAGGTTTCCTGTTTCAGTCAAGTTTAATCCTGAAACAGGCTTTCCTCCCGTGTTGCTGGACCAGACTACAGTgtgatcaaaatttttcaaaaccaaatctCCATCTTGCGTGAGTTGCAAAGCAGCATGAGTTTGAACAGGAGTGTTTCTATTAGCAGACCAGACTAGTTGTGGGAATTGCAGATAAGTTGTattcaaattttggaaaataAGGACTCCAAAGAGGCATGACCTACCATCCATTTTACAGTAGAAGCCGCACATGAACCACGGTCCATttgtttttctcaaaaggaTTGGTGTCACAAAAGCCAATTCTGTATTATTGACCATCTGACTGGGGTGATTAAGCCATGAAGTGGAAAGAGAGGCAGCTGAATTATAGTTGAGAGCTTTGACACATAAAAATTGTGACGAAGAAATTATCAGAAGGCTAGACAAGAGCATAGCTGCATGATATGGGGTGTGCTTTAAAGCCATTGCTTGCTATGTATTATGCAGATTATAGAGTAGCTTCTTAGCAAGGAAAAAGATAAAGAGTGGGACGAAATGAATGAATAAGCCCCTGCAAATATTGGTGCTGAGTGggaagaaatgaaataatgaatGAATAAGCCCCTCAAAATTTTTGTGTTGAGTGGGAAGAAATGAATGAATATTACCTCAAATCTTTACTTTACAGAAGGAGCACATCACTGCTAGTTAGTCTATCTCAATCTGGACAGGAAGATAATAATCAACAGACCCATTCATCTTTCACCCCACCAAACATATGTTCTTTCCACAAGCTGGTCTACGTGAGATTTTTCCAGTAAAGAAAAGAAGTTGAATTGAAGATAACCAATTAGAAAGCGATGTCATCCGGGAAAGTCATAAGAAGTttcttgaaaatattttctggaaaataaaataaatgaacaGGTCCTAAAGCAGCCAGCTCACTTTACTTGTTAGCACCAATTAGACAACATTTTTGTTGACTTTTTTtctagggataattgcagaaacctcccctgaggtttctgacatttgcactgacctcccctgtggtttgaaaaattatactgacctcccttgaggttactaatcctttgcaaatttagtccaaacgattaaaatattattttagggagtgaaattagaattttgtaccagatttgccctttgtactacatgtccaatgaatgacaaagtactataaattaattaataattaataaactttaaggagtatAATTTATGAGCAAACACGCATTACTCATTTAAAATACCGGctctttacgggtattttacttttaaacatttaatttgtgataaatatatcaatatttgtaagtaaaattcaaaaagtgttacagtaatattcttgtaAAAAGGAAATCgataggttatttatttaatataaattaaatattttttaaaaaaaagaaatgacccataaagtattaattttttatgactttcatccattactgttgggtgtcaaaccagcaaaaataaaattcctactcttaagtcacgaattaagtccactatggtactggagcagggacttaggctgtgcaatgggttactagcttcacccttgtgccagagtttgcttgaCTCCCGATTATACCAAAGTGTATTAATTACAGTGAAAGACAAAAAATTCGAATATAGCCAGCGAGCAGGGGTCGAATCCACAGCGGAACTTGGAATTATTTTGATTATGAATGTAAAtcattaaattaaaaaatgggGAAGgttgatatggaactgtctaatttaattgcctcaaattaaaaattataaacgTAAATTGAcgaaggaaaatctctagtcaaaggttATAATCTCCACTTAGGTTCGAAATcactgatcacagatgcagagataaaatctttcGATTTACAAATTAAACTGGTTATGCGTAGTCAACAAGGCTCTGACAAACCTGCCTACCTTATgcattcgataaccacaacaagctctgttagttattgccctagccaattaagcagtcctcctaaaacacgctcttaggatttaaacctaattgacagcattaatcattagacttgcgccaccaattataaccaaaacaaaaacacacGCACGCAATCGGTTTATTTagctatatcatatatttccgctaacaacgactcaaaagtttctactacaattgaatcatatcACTTGCCACATTGCCACTAAAACtacccaacaattacggattgagcacgcttagatggctgttaattactcacacaattaaacagtgatcaagtatttaattgcaagaaataatcatatgcataagtgaacaggaaatatataaacacttgcaaattaaagaacgtagggaaatcaattcgatctcacagttttgtcgaaccaaagcttcgatttaacctctgactagatgaagaaattagccactcctcatagttgaattgcagccaaaagtactggattgcaaaggcattgcgtttttactagaaagcaaggaataaaagatgtttttcccgttgggaaatattgtcgaacacctggcgtgtgtcagaggccagtccagagaaaggaaactagaactaaactaaaaagctaaactagaggtccccccttgcttctgtacgtcctctccttaaaaagccaaaagtaagatgactaaaagctatctccggtggtccccacacatgtggacaaagtctccaaaattactccttcttccaagtctctctacgttgctttcttttaagagcccaaatgacttatagctttgtggtccccaccaatccaaggcctaaggattgaaacccttagaagtctccatattctccataaagtccctcctttttggtagttttctgcttcattcctgaaattaagtcccgataccaaatatgagtaaatatcagcaattaacacaatatttgtcagggatagaagggaaaattaataattaaaataccaacaattaacaccctatcaattcctcccacacctaaaccatgcttgtcctcaagcatgagaacaagaaacaaacaccaatatttgatagtggctattgctctatccaacaaattgccaagataccaagaaaaataatattcaagcatcaatggtcaagtccaagaaacatcactccggttagcttctaaaccacaaatgcctctaattccaggttaactaatctaagaaaaaggaatgacacacaacagttatcagcaaatggtccaactattaaccaaaatctcaacattaaatccataattcggcaagctgacttttattacacactaacacaatcttcaatttttttcacatttttttctacttttctctcttttttttttttttttttttttttttttttttttttttttttttttttttttttttttttttgcataagtAACAAAAGACTAAGTCGCTAGCCATTTTGAAGCTTTTGACGGACGAACTCCaaacattggccagatgaaggagccgcGTGGGGTATGTGtaacacctcttggcttgtaaatAGATAAGGGGCTTGGGAGTAGCattttttgttccattttttctttcctccaacCTCCTCAGGGCTTTCTATCGGGCCACGTGACCCTATACGGTTATCGTCTATTAGAAGTTAGTACAACACGTGTTTACTGTATGAATCAATCACTTTAAGTTGTCATCGATTCCCGGGTATTGATTGATTTGCTTGctttttgttgctacgtgttaataaTTTGCCTTGTAATTAGGAGCTCATTTGGATTTAGTCGAGAATGCTAAGTGTtaatgtgctacgtgtttattaAGGTGATTGGCaaatgtctactttgctttttAATAGGCATAAATGAAATATTGAATGGGTGAAATGCACGTCACCACCTGGCTATTTTTCTTACCCTTACGAGTTATTAACTACCACTACAGACAGTCAAGGTTTCCAATTCATAGCTATAACTCGACAAACTCATAACATAGAACGAAGGAAATGCTCGAGGCTGAGCCTATTTTTCAACATACATGGAGAACTAAGTAATACCAGGTGAGCCACACTTCACACgggaaaatgccaataatcattcctaTGCCGTAGAAATTTAAccaaaattataagagtaaaaacAATAATTGGGATATTCACCAAAGGGAGATGTTTTTGGGATTCAACCACATCTAACTTGGGGGGTACCCTTTTATCATTACACAACTTGGGCATAGCAGAAATAGCAGTGCAACTAATCCAACACCTATGTGCATCACACTACGAGCTAATCActaaaataagaaggaaaaagaaaatgaatgaaaagacACTAAGCACCATACTGCTCCCGCCACACCTAAATCTCCTACATTGTTCTCAATGTGACAAAAAGTAGAAGGCAAAAGTGGAGAGGGAAAAGCAACCACACTTTACCCTGAATCGGGGCTAGTTGAATGGAGGGCGAGGTGGCAAGAGGTGCAACAGTCTATGGGTTAAGAAAGAAGAGAACACTTTGCCGCACATATTGTCCATGCAGGACATTGAGGCAATCGACGTTGACCATTGCGCGAGCGAAAAGCTCACTGTAACCGTCGAGAAACTAACGCAAGGACAG
The sequence above is a segment of the Coffea eugenioides isolate CCC68of unplaced genomic scaffold, Ceug_1.0 ScVebR1_2741;HRSCAF=3824, whole genome shotgun sequence genome. Coding sequences within it:
- the LOC113757117 gene encoding G-type lectin S-receptor-like serine/threonine-protein kinase SD2-5; amino-acid sequence: MALKHTPYHAAMLLSSLLIISSSQFLCVKALNYNSAASLSTSWLNHPSQMVNNTELAFVTPILLRKTNGPWFMCGFYCKMDGRSCLFGVLIFQNLNTTYLQFPQLVWSANRNTPVQTHAALQLTQDGDLVLKNFDHTVVWSSNTGGKPVSGLNLTETGNLVLFGKNNETIWQSFDHPTDSLLWGQKLIPGQKLRASVSESNMSEGLFSLSVTPDGLLAYMESNPPQRYYTSRFHEGHSFEFNKGRLYGWDIPYSSSSQFLKFEPDGHLKVYQWDGMHWRQVADLLSPEAGDCGYPTVCGKYGVCKHGQCGCPDAANYQSNFFRQIDSRHPNLGCSALTPISCDYAKDQSFLELKNTYYFAFESSLYSHGTGLDECKNSCLNNCSCKAALFAYDGNGTSEGGCLLLNEVFSIINNENHAVSVHNTTLFVKVSNVKNSRQSKVALVLTLGAFSASLCVVGCCLFLFRKRLKELKEIEMDLLDHLPGMPKRYSYEMLKKTTENFSRKLGQGGFGSVYEGILDNGTKIAVKYLDGFGQVKDSFLVEVNTIGSIHHINLVKLVGYCSEKSHRLLIYEYMANGSLDTWIFGGTEKSPLPWHTRRKIILDIAKGLAYLHEECYQKIIHFDVKPQNVLLDQNFNAKVSDFGLSKLLEKDQSRVVTRMRGTPGYLAPEWLHSAGMTEKVDVYSFGVVIMEIICGRKNVDWSVTGENSHLLGDFKRKSLEERLQDIVDKKSEDMLIHMEEAIDMMKIAAWCLQSDMTRRPSMSLVVKALEGLVTAETNINYDFTNSSVVNMVTTAAEEKEAVDDATPLLPSVLSGPR